In the genome of Nonomuraea sp. NBC_00507, the window TGCCGGCCCCGGCGAACCTGGACGGGCTCTCCTTCCGCGGCCTGCTCACCGGCGCGGGCGCGCCCAAACACGAGCACCTGGTGTGGAACCGGCCGCGCAAGGCCCAGGCCATCCGCCGCGGCCGGTGGAAGGCCGTCAGATTGGCCCCCAACATCGGCGGCGCCGGGCCGGAGGGCCGGATCGAGCTGTACGACCTGGCCGCCGACCCCGGGGAGCAACGCGACCTCGCCGTGGCGCGGCCCGACCTGACCGACGAGCTGATGACCGCGCTGGACGCGTCGATCGGACCCGACCCGCGGATCCCGTACGGGCTGAAGACGGAGATCGTCGGCAACGAGGTCGTCGTGACCCTGCACAACGGCTCCACCGTGCCGTGGAACGAGGTCAAGCTGGGGCTCGACGGACCGCGCCGGGTCCGCGCGCACACCGTGGCGCGGGTGGACCCGGGGATGTCGATCGCGGTCGGCTTCCCGCTGCCCGCGGGGAGCCGCAGCCGCGTCGTCGCCCTCGCCGACTTCGAGTCAGGCGGCCGCTCGCACCTGTTCCGCAAGGTGCACCGCAGGAGCGCCTTCCCCGCCGACGTCGTCACCCCCTGAGCCCCCACCCGGTCTCAGGGGAGACAGCCCACGTATGCGAGGGCCTGCTTCAGCAGCACCCCCTGCCCGCCGGGCATCTCCTGCTGCACCATCGGCGAGGCCGCCTCCTCGGGCGTGAACCACACCAGGTCCAGCGCGTCCTGCCGGGGCCGGCAGTCGCCCGCGACGGGCACGATGTAGGCCAGGGACACGGCGTGCTGACGCGGATCGTGGTACTGGGTGACGCCCGGCGTCGGGAAATACTCGGCGACCGTGAACGGCTGCGGAGACGCCGGGATGTGCGGGAGCGCCACCGGGCCGAGGTCCTTCTCCAGGTGACGCAGGAGCGCGTCGCGGACCCGCTCGTAGTACAGCACCCGGCCCGAGACGAGCGCCCGGCTGACCGTTCCATCCGACGCGATGCGCAGCAGCAGGCCGACGCGGGTGACCACGCCGGTGTCGTCGACGCGCACCGGCACCGCGTCGACGTA includes:
- a CDS encoding NUDIX hydrolase family protein, which codes for MTEKTETTPSWLSPEELESVRGQLPILYVDAVPVRVDDTGVVTRVGLLLRIASDGTVSRALVSGRVLYYERVRDALLRHLEKDLGPVALPHIPASPQPFTVAEYFPTPGVTQYHDPRQHAVSLAYIVPVAGDCRPRQDALDLVWFTPEEAASPMVQQEMPGGQGVLLKQALAYVGCLP